gccaagtgacttggtgtatagcgagaataggagagggcccctagaacagagccctgggggacaccagtggtgagagcacgtggtgtggagacggattctcgccacgccacctggtaggagcgacctgtcaggtaggacgcaatcaagcgtgggccgcgccggagatgcccaactcggagagggtggagaggaggatctgatggttcacagtatcgaaggcagccgataggtctagaaggatgagagcagaggagagagagctggctttagcagtgcggagcgcctccgtgatacagagaagagcagtctcagttgaatgactagtcttgaaacctgactgatttggatcaagaaggtcattctgagagagatagcgggagagctggccaaggacggcacgttcaagagttttggagagaaaagaaagaagggatactggtctgtagttgttgacatcggaggatcgagtgtaggttttttcagaaggggtgcaactctcgctctcttgaagacggaagggacgtagccagcggtcagggatgagttgatgagcgaggtgaggtagccttccacagaaggtctccggaaatggtctggagaagagaggaggggatagggtcaagcgggcaggttgttgggcggccggccgtcaaaatgaaccccgagatttcatctggagagagagggagaaagaggtcagagcacagggtagggcagtgtgagcagaaccagcggtgtcgtttgacttagcaaacgaggatcggatgtctttgaccttcttttcaaaatggttgacgaagtcatctgcagagagggaggaggggggtgattcaggagggaggagaaggtggcaaagagcttcctagggttagaggcagatgcttggaatttagagtggtagaaagtggctttagcagcagcgacagaagaggaaaatgtagagaggagggagtgaaaggatgccaggtccgcagggaggcgagttttcctccatttccgctcggctgcccggagccctgttctgtgagctcgcaatgagtcgtcgagccacggagcgggaggggaggaccagccggcctggaggataggggacatagagagtcaaaggatgcagaaagggaggagaggagggttgaggaggcagaatcaggagataggttggagaaggtttgagcagagggaagagatgataggatggaagaggagaagtagcgggggagagagagcgaaggttgggacggcgcgataccatccgagtaggggcagtgtgggaagtgttggatgagagcaagagggaaaaggatacaaggtagtggtcggagacttggaggggagttgcaatgaggttagtggaagaacagcatctagtaaagatgaagtcgatcgtattgcctgccttgtgagtagggggaaggtgagagggagaggtcaaaagaggagaggagtggaaagaaggaggcagagagagtcaaaggtagacgtggggaggttaaagtcgcccagaactgtgagaggtgagccgtcctcaggaaaggagcttatcaaggcatcaagctcattgatgaactctccgagggaacctggagggcgataaatgataaggatgttaagcttgaaagggctggtaactgtgacagcatggaattcaaaggaggcgatagacagatgggtaaggggagaaagagagaatgaccacttgggagagatgaggatcccggtgccaccaccccgctgaccagaagctctcggggtgtgcgagaacacgtgggcggacgaagagagagcagtaggagtagcagtgttatctgtggtgatccatgtttccgtcagtgccaagaagtcgagggactggagggaggcataggctgagatgaactctgccttgttggccgcagatcggcagttccattACATGCATTTTTCTTCCACTTGAAGAAAACAGCTCACTACATTTTGAAGTGCTGCATGTTGATTAAAGTGGGTCACCAACACAGGAAGTGGAACACAGCTCTTTTTTTGTTAGTCACTttttgtttaataatactctttcaattcagagcctggatttCCCCCTGAGGTTAATATCCATATCATGCTGCAATCAATTGAACAGGGTAAACGATAAGGTAGAACATCATTAAaacactcctactacaatgttaaaacattctacattgtgacatcattaaaacactcctactacaatgttaaaacattctacattgtgacatcattaaaacactcctactacaatgttaaaacattctacattgtgacattatttCAGTGATATTATGAAACAACTTCatgtatgtattttctgatgtttgatcagtgatcttttatcagagtatctcttgtcacattgatcacagctaaaaggtttctctcctgtgtgtgttctctggtgtgaagtCAGCTggctagatgtagtaaaactcctcccacattgatcacagctataaggcttctctcctgtgtgtgttctctggtgtgaagtCAGCTGGCTAGATGTAGGAAAACTCTtctcacattgatcacagctataaggcttctctcctgtgtgtgttctctggtgtgaagtCAGCTGGCTAGATGTAGGAAAACTCTtctcacattgatcacagctataaggcttctctcctgtgtgtgttctctggtgttgagtcAGATGGCTAGCTTGAAcaaaactcctcccacattgatcacacatataaggtttctctcctgtgtgtgttctctggtgttgagtcAGATGGCTAGCTTTAAcaaaactcctcccacattgatcacacatataaggtttctctcctgtgtgtgttctctggtgtaatgTCAGATCactagatgtagtaaaactcctcccacattgaccacagctataaggtttttctcctgtgtgtgttctctggtgttgagtcAGATGGCTAGCTTGAAcaaaactcctcccacattgatcacacatataaggtttctctcctgtgtgtgttctctggtgtaatgTCAGACCgctagatgtagtaaaactcctcccacattgaccacagctataaggtttttctcctgtgtgtgttctctggtgtactgtcagaatgctagatgtagtaaaactcctcccacattgatcacagctataaggtttctctcctgtgtgtgttctctggtgtttaGTCAGATGGCTAGCTTGAAcaaaactcctcccacattgaccacagctataaggtttctctcctgtgtgtgttctctggtgtactgtcagaatgctagatgtagtaaaactcctcccacattgatcacagctataaggtttctctcctgtgtgtgttctctggtgtattttAAGTTCTGATGAAGATTTGCAAcctttcccacagtcagagcagcaatgagatttcttccctgtgggtctctgctggtgtttcttgaggtgttttgatttggagagactcttctctgccctgtcaccatcatgaggttgttgaggccccccagaggatccacgatagtcaggtctctctcctgtgtgaacaaaaaGTCAGACAGGTGGTTTAAGGCCCACAACAGCAAAAATACACTGTAAAAAGGTGATGCCAACAGCGTAGCCATTATGTTGTTCAAACAATGATGTCTGGAATGAATGTGAATTATTTGACATTCGTCTTAAGACAGTCAAGTGAACAACAGtcatattttgtcttgttttcccattagtagtaacatcgatGATTGTATGCAAGAAATACGTTTTTGAAGTTGTTGAAATCCTAAGCAGTGTGCCAGACAACTTTTGGTCTCCAATATAGGCACAtttcagtaggtctatgttgttgttgttgttgttatgggtctacagtaggtctatggtattggGATAACTAGCGGTTTCCACATTAGCATGGAGGAGTTTCTGCAACCAAATTGCATTTTAGCAAACAGAGGGCGATGCAGAGAGCGATGCACCTATTTGGGGATGTCTGATAGTATTtacgcaccaccactaatgacttgtggagcttctcaaagtaattttttcttcacctcaaacagcaagtaaacaaagtcttACAAATACTTTGAGGAACTATTGATTAGAGTAAAATATTTCCAGCTCTCACTCTTGATAACCACTCGACATGAAAGGGAAAAAATGTAATGCTCTGATCCAGCTGAAATGTCATAcaatacctgattacttcttatccctttcacaaatagcctacagctgtgtctgtcccaaACTCACTGGTGCGGGAAACTGAGAAGCCAgattattttatacaatgttgttatcatgttgttTCAGACAGACCTAGGTGATAGAACTTTAAACAGTGTATCAACTATGTAGACAGGCCATGctcagccaatgtgatttattttTATCTGGATATTTTCtagatgtttttatttgttggctttaggtaggctatttttacatagttggcaatggcaataaaACATTATATAAATCTAAATAATGTTTATTTCTATTTATATAGAATATAGATTAGTCacagacaatgattttgagatacgaTTAAAAATTAAATTGTTCCAGTAAAATGtgaatatgaaaatcataactggcaccagatcagtagaaatggtcAGATAAATTtgcactccaaatggaaaaggttgccgACTGCTGTTGTAGTCTATTACTGAAAACTTCAGGAGCATAACGTCAGAATTTAAGGCCAGCAGCAGCGGGAGGAGGAAGAGTTTTTTTCTTATGGTTAGGCTATCTTGATCTCTGGTTCCCTCAAGTCATTTGTGTGTCTCAATTATTTAATAAAACACgtgattcctatgttgatgatgtaaagaatatttgctgctctgtggtgtgtaatgaggagcaaccagaagcTGCacgcatttatgaaattgcttattccagttactaataagcatgaaCCCATTAAGAAAAGGACTGTACAAGCTGTTAAACCCCAGTGgaatgatgaggaattgaaaaatggtatggttgagaaggatgaggcaaaaggaatggcaaataagtctggctgtacAACCGATAGGCAAACgtcctgcaaattgagaaatcatgtgactaaactgaataataAGAAAAAGACattgaaacaaagataaatgacataaagaatgatagtaaaaagcttttgaGAACCTTACATACAATGTTG
The genomic region above belongs to Oncorhynchus nerka isolate Pitt River unplaced genomic scaffold, Oner_Uvic_2.0 unplaced_scaffold_1307, whole genome shotgun sequence and contains:
- the LOC115116730 gene encoding zinc finger protein 883-like, whose product is MPQSSSLKLNHVPAEEETVVWMEKEALVKEVEEEEAVTIQKQVEVEAVTVKEEKDVSVKEEGDSFRVNKEGDDDVSVNEEEGEVTVTSENEEEEETGYLGPVSQAHLKASDGSNDEPALINTRERPDYRGSSGGPQQPHDGDRAEKSLSKSKHLKKHQQRPTGKKSHCCSDCGKGCKSSSELKIHQRTHTGEKPYSCDQCGRSFTTSSILTVHQRTHTGEKPYSCGQCGRSFVQASHLTKHQRTHTGEKPYSCDQCGRSFTTSSILTVHQRTHTGEKPYSCGQCGRSFTTSSGLTLHQRTHTGEKPYMCDQCGRSFVQASHLTQHQRTHTGEKPYSCGQCGRSFTTSSDLTLHQRTHTGEKPYMCDQCGRSFVKASHLTQHQRTHTGEKPYMCDQCGRSFVQASHLTQHQRTHTGEKPYSCDQCEKSFPTSSQLTSHQRTHTGEKPYSCDQCEKSFPTSSQLTSHQRTHTGEKPYSCDQCGRSFTTSSQLTSHQRTHTGEKPFSCDQCDKRYSDKRSLIKHQKIHT